Proteins from one Cicer arietinum cultivar CDC Frontier isolate Library 1 chromosome 3, Cicar.CDCFrontier_v2.0, whole genome shotgun sequence genomic window:
- the LOC101498373 gene encoding uncharacterized protein isoform X1 translates to MLIKTPNHFHPIILASEIAYTRDSKLPVITRFSARCLNKDMGVDDSLLAKDRKRANFRLCSLSSYTSEILEIQADAPSLHVLFVPGNPGVVLFYKDFVEFLYELLGGTASITAIGHVSHSRKDWEHGRLFSLEEQIDHKIDFIREELQNIKIPIILVGHSIGSYISIEMFKKSLEKVKYCVGLYPFLTLNPNSTAQLIIAKIAQSQILAAAASYLIASLGLLPVKTLRFIVRKSLGKSWSANAVEAACSHLSQYHTMRNVLYMALTEFKKLAETPDWAFLRERKDQCAFLFGVDDHWGPLQMLEEISKQVPGIALSIERENHTHGFCCTEPGSLWVAQHVANLIKNQMACTNQ, encoded by the exons ATGCTTATAAAAACACCGAACCACTTCCACCCGATCATTTTAGCTTCTGAGATAGCATACACGCGCGATTCAAAATTACCCGTAAT AACTAGGTTTAGTGCAAGGTGCTTGAACAAGGACATGGGTGTAGATGATAGTTTGCTTGCTAAGGATAGAAAACGTGCCAATTTTCGATTATGCAGCTTGTCaag ttACACCTCTGAAATACTGGAGATACAAGCTGATGCTCCAAGTTTGCATGTTCTGTTTGTTCCCGGAAATCCAG GTGTTGTTTTATTCTACAAGGACTTTGTGGAATTTCTATATGAGCTTCTTGGGGGAACTGCATCTATCACAG CTATTGGCCATGTCTCTCACTCACGAAAG GATTGGGAGCATGGAAGATTGTTCTCTTTAGAAGAGCAAATCGATCATAAG ATTGATTTTATCAGAGAGGAACTGCAAAATATCAAGATTCCTATAATACTG GTTGGGCACTCTATTGGTTCATACATATCTATTGAAATGTTCAAGAAGTCTCTAGAGAAG GTGAAATACTGCGTTGGACTTTATCCATTTTTAACATTAAACCCAAACTCAACAGCACAGTTAATTATTGCAAAAATTGCACA ATCACAAATTCTAGCTGCTGCTGCTAGCTACTTAATAGCATCGTTAGGATTGTTACCAGTCAAGACTTTGAGGTTTATTGTCAGAAAATCCCTTGGGAAGTCATGGTCTGCCAATGCAGTTGAGGCTGCATGCTCTCACTTGTCACAG TACCATACCATGCGAAATGTCCTCTATATGGCCTTGACTGAATTCAAAAAG TTAGCAGAGACACCAGATTGGGCATTTTTAAGAGAAAGGAAGGATCAGTGTGCATTTTTATTTGGTGTTGACGATCACTGGGGCCCGCTTCAAATGCTTGAAGAG ATCTCAAAGCAGGTTCCAGGTATTGCCTTGTCAATTGAACGGGAAAACCACACCCATGGTTTCTGTTGCACTGAGCCTGGTTCATTATGGGTGGCTCAGCATGTGGCAAACTTAATTAAGAATCAGATGGCTTGTACAAACCAATGA
- the LOC101498037 gene encoding uncharacterized protein produces MSGSRKKLLLNTVSVKLGCGSCRRLKLSHIFHPKPKPRNSTYQKHKLYNNHSSSGPWTEDKYDSTSTTNTTNTATTFSPLYVDSSNLSDSETYAKDQRRVGGLGRAGGEGVAVEKDSEDPYLDFRSSMLQMILENEIYSKDDLRELLNCFLQLNAPYHHGVIVRAFTEIWNGVFSMRSSSTNVHTARTRKPREF; encoded by the coding sequence ATGTCTGGCTCCAGAAAGAAGCTTCTTCTGAACACTGTGTCGGTAAAACTAGGCTGTGGAAGTTGCAGAAGGCTAAAGCTGAGTCACATATTCCACCCAAAACCAAAACCTAGAAACTCCACTTACCAAAAACACAAACTTTACAATAACCATTCTTCCTCAGGTCCTTGGACTGAAGACAAATATGACAGTACCAGCACAACAAACACCACCAACACTGCCACAACATTTTCTCCTTTGTACGTTGATTCCTCAAACTTGTCTGATTCAGAGACTTATGCAAAGGACCAAAGAAGAGTTGGAGGTTTAGGCAGAGCTGGAGGAGAAGGTGTGGCTGTGGAGAAAGATTCTGAAGACCCTTATCTTGATTTCAGGTCTTCAATGCTTCAAATGATATTGGAGAATGAGATATACTCTAAAGATGATCTTAGAGAGCTTCTGAACTGCTTTCTTCAGCTGAATGCACCGTATCACCATGGTGTTATAGTTAGAGCTTTCACTGAGATTTGGAATGGGGTTTTCTCTATGAGGTCTAGTTCAACCAATGTCCACACTGCACGTACCCGTAAGCCACGTGAGTTTTAA
- the LOC101499038 gene encoding HVA22-like protein j: MLGDFVTRCLILLLGYAYPGFECYKTVERNRVEMDELRFWCQYWIIVAFFTVLEKFADVVIGWLPLYGELKLALFIYMWYPKTKGTGYVYNKVLRPYVSKNEIDFDKKFQEWRVRGWDLAIFYWQNCTELGQSAFFQVFDHLAAQSKRFSGKTSSKKKDGKGPVPSAPPLPEIRSALFDIQQNDFLGRKKK; the protein is encoded by the exons ATGTTAGGGGATTTCGTTACTCGTTGTCTTAT ATTGCTTTTGGGATATGCATACCCTGGATTTGAATGCTATAAAACAGTGGAAAGAAACAGGGTTGAAATGGATGAACTTCGTTTCTGGTGTCAATACTG GATAATTGTAGCTTTTTTCACAGTACTGGAAAAGTTTGCAGATGTAGTTATTGGATG GCTTCCCTTGTATGGAGAATTGAAGCTTGCCCTCTTTATTTACATGTGGTATCCCAAAACAAAG GGGACAGGGTATGTTTATAATAAAGTGTTGCGACCATATGTATCTAAGAATGAAATTGACTTTGACAAGAAGTTCCAAGAGTGGAGAGTTAGGGGATGGGATTTAGCAATATTTTACTGGCAAAATTGCACTGAGTTGGGGCAATCTGcattttttcaagtttttgaTCACTTGGCTGCTCAATCCAAGAGATTTTCCGGCAAAACCTCCTCTAAG AAAAAAGATGGAAAGGGTCCTGTTCCTAGTGCCCCACCATTGCCTGAAATACGATCAGCTTTGTTTGATATCCAACAAAATGATTTCTTGGGCCGCAAGAAGAAGTAG
- the LOC101499562 gene encoding 2-Cys peroxiredoxin BAS1, chloroplastic isoform X2 has protein sequence MTCSASSLLSPNPNILFSPKFTSPPLSSLSIPNVSNSLHKLRTSLPLSLSINRSSPSRRSFVVKASSELPLVGNIAPNFEAEAVFDQEFIKVKLSEYIGKKYVVLFFYPLDFTFVCPTEITAFSDRHAEFEELNTEILGVSVDSVFSHLAWVQTDRKSGGLGDLNYPLVSDVTKSISKSYGVLIPDQGIALRGLFIIDKEGVIQHSTINNLAIGRSVDETKRTLQALQYVQENPDEVCPAGWKPGEKSMKPDPKLSKEYFSAV, from the exons ATGACTTGCTCTGCTTCTTCTCTCCTATCTCCAAACCCTAACATCCTCTTCTCTCCCAAATTCACTTCTCCACCTCTTTCTTCCCTCTCCATCCCCAATGTCTCCAATTCTCTTCACAAATTGCGCACTTCCCTTCCTCTCTCTCTTTCCATCAACCGCT CTTCCCCTTCTCGCCGCTCCTTCGTCGTTAAAGCTTCT AGTGAACTGCCATTAGTTGGGAACATAGCACCCAATTTTGAAGCCGAGGCTGTTTTTGATCAGGAGTTTATCAAG GTCAAATTATCTGAATACATTGGGAAGAAATACGTTGTCCTCTTTTTCTACCCATTGGACTTCACTTTTGTTTGTCCCACAG AAATCACTGCTTTCAGTGACCGCCATGCAGAATTTGAGGAACTTAATACAGAGATATTAGGCGTTTCAGTTGACAGTGTG TTCTCGCACCTTGCATGGGTTCAAACAGATAGAAAGTCAGGTGGTCTTGGTGATTTGAACTATCCTTTGGTTTCTGATGTCACCAAATCTATATCAAAATCTTACGGTGTTCTCATTCCTGATCAG GGGATTGCATTGAGAGGATTGTTCATTATTGACAAGGAAGGGGTTATCCAGCATTCtaccatcaacaaccttgcaatTGGTAGAAGTGTTGACGAGACAAAGAGAACACTCCAG GCCTTGCAGTATGTGCAGGAGAATCCGGATGAGGTTTGCCCTGCTGGGTGGAAGCCTGGTGAGAAGTCCATGAAACCAGACCCCAAACTTAGCAAAGAGTACTTTTCTGCGGTGTAG
- the LOC101500088 gene encoding uncharacterized protein, which yields MSLHEKTLSLCCSSYIHSYYNHSHNVSSLKLCYTTSYPIQNPQLRTTQIHMPNSPLLTNTNCNPRRKLKPLSAAPAVPPPLDLTENNVRQALVDARAELGQIFDTSVGMTGVIELVELDGPFVRISLKGRFWHKRSTVLARVGNYLKQRIPEILEVEIEDEKQLDDSPANF from the exons ATGTCCCTACATGAGAAGACCCTGTCACTGTGTTGTAGCTCTTACATCCATTCTTATTATAACCATAGTCATAATGTAAGCTCACTCAAACTATGCTACACCACCAGTTACCCAATCCAAAATCCGCAATTAAGAACAACCCAAATCCACATGCCTAATTCTCCACTTCTCACGAACACAAATTGTAATCCTCGAAGGAAGCTGAAGCCTTTATCAGCAGCTCCTGCTGTTCCACCACCACTTGACCTCACAGAAAACAACGTAAGACAAGCTTTGGTCGATGCTCGTGCTGAGCTGGGTCAGATCTTTGATACTTCTGTTGGTATGACAG GTGTGATTGAATTGGTGGAGTTGGATGGACCTTTCGTGAGGATTAGCCTGAAGGGTCGGTTTTGGCACAAGCGTTCAACAGTTCTAGCTAGAGTCGGTAATTATCTCAAACAGAGGATTCCT GAGATTTTAGAGGTTGAAATAGAAGATGAGAAACAATTGGATGATAGTCCTGCCAATTTCTAA
- the LOC101498373 gene encoding uncharacterized protein isoform X2, which yields MLIKTPNHFHPIILASEIAYTRDSKLPVITRFSARCLNKDMGVDDSLLAKDRKRANFRLCSLSSYTSEILEIQADAPSLHVLFVPGNPGVVLFYKDFVEFLYELLGGTASITAIGHVSHSRKDWEHGRLFSLEEQIDHKIDFIREELQNIKIPIILVGHSIGSYISIEMFKKSLEKVKYCVGLYPFLTLNPNSTAQLIIAKIAQSQILAAAASYLIASLGLLPVKTLRFIVRKSLGKSWSANAVEAACSHLSQYHTMRNVLYMALTEFKKISKQVPGIALSIERENHTHGFCCTEPGSLWVAQHVANLIKNQMACTNQ from the exons ATGCTTATAAAAACACCGAACCACTTCCACCCGATCATTTTAGCTTCTGAGATAGCATACACGCGCGATTCAAAATTACCCGTAAT AACTAGGTTTAGTGCAAGGTGCTTGAACAAGGACATGGGTGTAGATGATAGTTTGCTTGCTAAGGATAGAAAACGTGCCAATTTTCGATTATGCAGCTTGTCaag ttACACCTCTGAAATACTGGAGATACAAGCTGATGCTCCAAGTTTGCATGTTCTGTTTGTTCCCGGAAATCCAG GTGTTGTTTTATTCTACAAGGACTTTGTGGAATTTCTATATGAGCTTCTTGGGGGAACTGCATCTATCACAG CTATTGGCCATGTCTCTCACTCACGAAAG GATTGGGAGCATGGAAGATTGTTCTCTTTAGAAGAGCAAATCGATCATAAG ATTGATTTTATCAGAGAGGAACTGCAAAATATCAAGATTCCTATAATACTG GTTGGGCACTCTATTGGTTCATACATATCTATTGAAATGTTCAAGAAGTCTCTAGAGAAG GTGAAATACTGCGTTGGACTTTATCCATTTTTAACATTAAACCCAAACTCAACAGCACAGTTAATTATTGCAAAAATTGCACA ATCACAAATTCTAGCTGCTGCTGCTAGCTACTTAATAGCATCGTTAGGATTGTTACCAGTCAAGACTTTGAGGTTTATTGTCAGAAAATCCCTTGGGAAGTCATGGTCTGCCAATGCAGTTGAGGCTGCATGCTCTCACTTGTCACAG TACCATACCATGCGAAATGTCCTCTATATGGCCTTGACTGAATTCAAAAAG ATCTCAAAGCAGGTTCCAGGTATTGCCTTGTCAATTGAACGGGAAAACCACACCCATGGTTTCTGTTGCACTGAGCCTGGTTCATTATGGGTGGCTCAGCATGTGGCAAACTTAATTAAGAATCAGATGGCTTGTACAAACCAATGA
- the LOC101499562 gene encoding 2-Cys peroxiredoxin BAS1, chloroplastic isoform X1, whose protein sequence is MTCSASSLLSPNPNILFSPKFTSPPLSSLSIPNVSNSLHKLRTSLPLSLSINRSXXXXXXXXXXXXXXSPSRRSFVVKASSELPLVGNIAPNFEAEAVFDQEFIKVKLSEYIGKKYVVLFFYPLDFTFVCPTEITAFSDRHAEFEELNTEILGVSVDSVFSHLAWVQTDRKSGGLGDLNYPLVSDVTKSISKSYGVLIPDQGIALRGLFIIDKEGVIQHSTINNLAIGRSVDETKRTLQALQYVQENPDEVCPAGWKPGEKSMKPDPKLSKEYFSAV, encoded by the exons ATGACTTGCTCTGCTTCTTCTCTCCTATCTCCAAACCCTAACATCCTCTTCTCTCCCAAATTCACTTCTCCACCTCTTTCTTCCCTCTCCATCCCCAATGTCTCCAATTCTCTTCACAAATTGCGCACTTCCCTTCCTCTCTCTCTTTCCATCAACCGCTCTNNNNNNNNNNNNNNNNNNNNNNNNNNNNNNNNNNNNNNNNCTTCCCCTTCTCGCCGCTCCTTCGTCGTTAAAGCTTCT AGTGAACTGCCATTAGTTGGGAACATAGCACCCAATTTTGAAGCCGAGGCTGTTTTTGATCAGGAGTTTATCAAG GTCAAATTATCTGAATACATTGGGAAGAAATACGTTGTCCTCTTTTTCTACCCATTGGACTTCACTTTTGTTTGTCCCACAG AAATCACTGCTTTCAGTGACCGCCATGCAGAATTTGAGGAACTTAATACAGAGATATTAGGCGTTTCAGTTGACAGTGTG TTCTCGCACCTTGCATGGGTTCAAACAGATAGAAAGTCAGGTGGTCTTGGTGATTTGAACTATCCTTTGGTTTCTGATGTCACCAAATCTATATCAAAATCTTACGGTGTTCTCATTCCTGATCAG GGGATTGCATTGAGAGGATTGTTCATTATTGACAAGGAAGGGGTTATCCAGCATTCtaccatcaacaaccttgcaatTGGTAGAAGTGTTGACGAGACAAAGAGAACACTCCAG GCCTTGCAGTATGTGCAGGAGAATCCGGATGAGGTTTGCCCTGCTGGGTGGAAGCCTGGTGAGAAGTCCATGAAACCAGACCCCAAACTTAGCAAAGAGTACTTTTCTGCGGTGTAG
- the LOC101498714 gene encoding uncharacterized protein, translated as MYDFTTNAVTSTTNPPLESPSPLIRRHNSISAVTPNKLPPPATKPPMRTSSLDLELFLLKSPFTSYTSLKDMLPSPHTAINSPTASSASSAAINSGYEISIRNRLVKQAAWAYLQPMSSSPGNSTAPNFLRRLCHSLSTFCHNLVSGLTRIFRRILHAFSGQDILFKRSKFSSTRTTMVVKE; from the exons ATGTACGACTTTACAACCAACGCCGTCACCTCAACCACCAATCCACCGTTAGAATCTCCGTCACCACTTATCCGCCGCCACAACTCCATATCGGCGGTGACACCCAACAAACTCCCCCCTCCAGCAACAAAACCACCCATGCGAACCTCAAGCTTAGATTTAGAGCTATTTTTACTCAAATCCCCTTTCACTTCATACACATCACTCAAAGACATGCTCCCTTCTCCTCACACCGCCATCAATTCTCCAACCGCCTCATCCGCCTCATCCGCCGCAATTAACTCCGGCTACGAGATCTCAATCCGCAATCGTCTTGTTAAGCAAGCTGCTTGGGCTTACCTTCAGCCTATGTCCTCTTCTCCCGGAAATTCCACCGCCCCTAACTTCCTCCGCCGCCTTTGCCACAGTCTCAGCACCTTCTGTCACAATCTGGTTTCGGGTTTGACCCGGATTTTCCGTCGAATACTTCACGCTTTCAGTGGCCAA GATATATTGTTTAAGAGATCTAAATTCAGTTCTACACGAACAACAATGGTGGTAAAAGAATAA